The DNA region TAGGATTCAAGAACAAAGTTCATCGTCGTCCCATTATgtgaagaaagaaaacaaaaaactacaccaaaattttacattgttttttttaaggcaaaaatattttccttacATTGTTGTTTACACTGCTTAAAAATATTTCTCCAGATCCAAACCAATACTAAATCTTTCATTActcattcaatatatataatcaGCTGATAATAAGATTTatcaggaaaaaaaacataatagatCCCAAGAAATCTAAATCATGTGAATTTATTCAGAAAGATAAAATTCTCGAaatacttaatctttcataggATTTAAATCACAACCTTACTTAAAACAATTGATTCCTACACAAATACAATAACAACATTcgacaaaataattaaagattttatttttgtttccttgtgatattttgaaattgaaacaaCAAGAAATACTATTTTCTCAACCTCTAAGAGAGTTGGGAGCAACAAGGATTTAGGGTAAAGGAAACTTTCACATGCATGTGGCTACTGAGCATCAATTAATTCCTTCTTCTTTCCTGAGTAGCAACTTGTTCGGGTATTCCAACTACTGGTTCTTTTGCAAGGAGCAACATATATTCTGACACCTCGATTGCATCATAACAGTCCTTCATCTTTTGGATCTCTAAATTTGAACCTTGCAATTCTTTAGTTTGAAAAGGTTGTGTGACTCCTTTTTGTTTCAGTCTCTCATTGAGTTCTGCAGCCTTCTTTTGTTCCTCGAGTATTTCATTTTGAACATCGGATAGTTGTTGATTGAGCCTATCCATATCAGCAACCTCAATAGATGTTCCCTGGACATCATTTGATTTCGGCTCTTGTTTAAGAAACTTGTCTGCAACAACATCAACGCTTGGGTGCCCAAAAGAGTAAGGATTATTCCCAGGAGAGAACACAACAATAGCAACTTCTGCTCCACACAAAATGGATAATTCATTTGCTTTTTTGAACAAACCTGTTCGACGCTTGGAAAATGTAACTTGCTTGGTGTTGGAGTCCTTCACCTCCGTAATCTCAATCTTACGACGACCCATAATTCCTTCAACTGTTTCAcacaaaaaattactaattagaAGAAATAATACAAGAACAATAGCTTAGAAAAGGTTGGGAGTATATGATATGATTTCCCCcaaacttctttatttatgcaCACATCGTCTGCCAAGGTTCAATGTTTCTAATATAGAATTTACAAAttctgattcttttttattatgtatatgggaagtgttttaatttatttccaattttataaaattggtgCTATATGAacaattttagttaaaattttctttctttctttttttaattttatgatactGATACTAAATGTGTAGGCATCTATGATttgttgaaaaacaaaaatatattttctgtaTTTGCTACATATTTTTGTAAGCTTTAAAGGAatgttttacattaaaaaaaggaatattttattgtttggtCACAACTGGCACCAACTAttcttttgtttattaattaatgtcgtctcaaatatttatttttgttatatatatatgagatgaGATTAGAACAATAACATGTATAGCTGCTCAAATATGTATTGTTTACATAATGGATTGTCtttaattttgtgaaaataacGCATCCATGCCACTAAGAACTAACCTGGAATTGTAGGATGATCCATAGCCTTTATTAGATGAGGTCAATTTCATACAACAAAGttgaatttatgttatttttattaattttagttctttattttgtttttttgttaaaatttatggacctaatttaatttcatcattcaaagtttatatttttaatgtaaaacataatttatttgacatttaatcattttttaggaaaaaaatatattgaacaaATGAACATCATTTTAGtagttttatacttttttattaaaagaatgccattttaatttaattaagttaattttatacagaatgaataaaataatgtaatggATAATTTGCAAATCTTGCAtgtattattgaaaaatataataaatacaaaattcaatTGGAAtgctattaaaattttatttttcatttaaaaatattaaattaaatctcacatgtgtttttactttataaattataaaattggagTTACTGAGAAcacttttgataaaatttatttaacttctTTTTGTGAGTTTAATGTATCACATAAGAtgaaagaacttttatttttattatttttcactttagtgttaaaattcaatttaaatttttgggaTTTACTTGAAGTTGTTCTCTTAAAATTCAACCTCCGGACTGAGAATGACAAGTAGATCAAGCTAATGGAAACTCAAGAACCCCGAAAGAACCTTAGGCTTCAAGCAGAAAGTTCATTCTCATCCCCTCAACAAATTTCCACCGTATTTAGCTGCTATCACTCgcaataatttttcaaatgttgagattaactaataaaaatattaccaTGATATAGACTAACCGGTTATACAAAACTGGTTATGGTTATTATAATAACCTCtaacaatttgattatttagTAGTTATGGTTATAAACCCATGAACAACCATATGGAGGATGGAAGCAAGTGACCATGATGACGAAAAGGGTCTTGAACGTAGAAAATTATCGGAGTTGATGAGCACGATCACCACTTTTGGAGTTTGTCTTCTTTTCTCTGATTGTGCCGTATGTTTGGAGGGATATCACAGTGATTTGCTCCTATAACAAGTGGTTACGATTGTTGTCTTTACAATGCTTTTTAAGTGCTGAAGAGAGGGTACATCATTGTGTTGTGTGTGTTGTGCCTTTTATATATGGGTTCGGTTCTGATTAGGGATGAATAAAGAAAGGTGACGTGTGTGAAGGTGATACTGTAAAGAGATCAGGTTGAGACGAGATGTGGGTGTAGGGGCTCTGGAAATGATCCATGAGAACATAATATATGGATTTCTAATCAtggaatataatataatttatacattttctGTCTCGTTTAAGATAATAATCTTTTTAGTATTTTCTATGAttagaaataaaactaaaattatacgGTTCATAGCATGAATGGAAAACTAGTTACACAACAACTCTTTCCAACCTACAGCAACACTTTCAAACAGATACAATTATACATGTATCCATATCAACTTTAATTATACAACAATTATGAACTATTCCGATGGATAGATTTGAGATATTACCAAGTTATTACAAGTACATGGTACAATAGGCTGGAAACAAACTAAAGTCGCCAGGGCAAATGAAACGACTTGAGCTATTATATATGGATTTTAATAACCATTGTCATCGACACATGTAACATTAGATGAAATAAGGATTTCATAATAGAAAAAACACTGGTTCAAGCATAAAATTGTTTATTCAAGCACAATAATTAAGACGCCTTACACGAAACAAATCTTTGTTAGAGCCAAAAGCCGAGAGAATCAATAGTGAGTTGCCCTCATTCACCTATAGTTGCGGTATACATGCAACTCTCAGCATACTTCACAAGATTCTGAGGACGAGGAAGACGGGTAGCCAAGCCTACAAAGACATTATTTGAAACAGTTGGTTAGTTTAAATGGAAATGAATGCCTGAGATTGTGATTTTGACAATAAAGAGTTAAAGAGAATGAACACACACCTAGTTTGTATGCCTTGGCAGCAACATTTGCAGCTATATTAGCCGAAATTTTTCTGATATTAGAGAATGGTGGGTAAATCAAGCCATTTTTGTAGTTCTCCTCACTCACTTGTTTAGCCAAGGATTCCGCTGTACAATTTACAAGAAGAACGTCAAAGCATTGTTTGTGATTAAGCATTGCCTATCACATATTAATAGGTTCCAAGTATTTATTCACACATGTATTTAGTCAAAgagtatatttaatattttggggctatttgtatttataaataGTCTTATCATCTACAGAGCGGCAAATGTAagccaagagaattcaaaggaatCAAGAATATTGAAATAAGGTGAGTTTCTGTTAAAGTATTCCCTTCTCTACCattcaaaagaaataaagtacTCCGCGTCATGTTCATTGGATGTATCGTGCTAAATTTGTCATATTCACTTACAAGCTGCTAGAAGCATATCGTCATGTACTCGAATTGCTCCTGAGATTACTAAACCCAAACCAAAGCCAGGGAAAATTTAAGCATTGTTGGCCTGAATTAACAAGGAAAGAATCAGATATGATGTTATGCTgtttaacaaatgaaaaaagagaaataataatgaatttgaAGAAGATTTTAAAACCTGGCCAGAAGCATAAACTTTGCCCTTGTATTCAACAGGATCAAATGGACTCCCACTAGCAAAAATTGCACGACCCTTTTCGGGAAACAagcaaacaaattaatattattgcGAAAATGTAGCAGTGTTAAGCATAATTTGCATCAGAGAATGCTTAACCAGGTCTAGAGAAAGATGCGAtcct from Glycine soja cultivar W05 chromosome 8, ASM419377v2, whole genome shotgun sequence includes:
- the LOC114421577 gene encoding uncharacterized protein LOC114421577 isoform X2, which translates into the protein MGRRKIEITEVKDSNTKQVTFSKRRTDKFLKQEPKSNDVQGTSIEVADMDRLNQQLSDVQNEILEEQKKAAELNERLKQKGVTQPFQTKELQGSNLEIQKMKDCYDAIEVSEYMLLLAKEPVVGIPEQVATQERRRN
- the LOC114421577 gene encoding agamous-like MADS-box protein AGL29 isoform X1, with protein sequence MGRRKIEITEVKDSNTKQVTFSKRRTGLFKKANELSILCGAEVAIVVFSPGNNPYSFGHPSVDVVADKFLKQEPKSNDVQGTSIEVADMDRLNQQLSDVQNEILEEQKKAAELNERLKQKGVTQPFQTKELQGSNLEIQKMKDCYDAIEVSEYMLLLAKEPVVGIPEQVATQERRRN